From the genome of Paralichthys olivaceus isolate ysfri-2021 chromosome 4, ASM2471397v2, whole genome shotgun sequence:
CATTATTGATGGAGGTGTAGCCACCAGAGGaaacctggaacacacacattcacaactcACACTTTAAGATATAAAAgaggttctttttttaaacctatCCACAATTATTACTAGGGTCAAACATTTAGTTGTTACCAACAAGTAAGATGCACAAGCATATAGTCACAGTTCTCTTCAAGAAAGGGGAAATGAATTTGTGTGGTTTACCAATTACACCTTTTATAACAAGGCTTATAATTAGCTGCTTAAATAATGTCACACATTACCAGAACTGTTGTGAGCAGTCAAACAGGAAAAAGTAAGATACTGAGAGCAGGGGCAGTTggtgcagtcacacacacattaacagtgTTATCAGACATATGTATAAACTCAGTCTGGGTAAAATCAACAGAATCTGTGAACTTAGTTAATGTGTAGAGCTGAAGGAGATTTCTGGTCGCTCAGTTCGGTTTGACGCGGTTGGCGTGGTGCAAGGCACGAATGATTTTCAATATGGTATGTATGTTGTCTGTGTGAAATGAGTTAATGAGCTCACATAACtgagcactgaacagcagaccTGCATATAAAAGCCCaactcacacactgactccaaATCAAGACATTTGACTTACCTTAGTGTACTTGTTAAAGTTTTTAAGAATCTCCCAACCCCACTGCTGGTACTTGAGGTCCTTGGTAAACCTGTAAAGGTAGAAGAGACTCTCCACAGTCTCTGGTCGCAGGAGGTTGTGTCTATCGGCAAGCTAGGACAGACAATacaagagagacacaaacaataaattGTGAGTCACCTCTGATTCTTAGACTTGATCATATTTTTGCTGATTTCCTGTATTTCTTCGGCCCAGTGTTTTCTGTAACACTCTCAGACAAATACGTCTGACCCACcaggcatttaaaaaatatttcgACCTACTTTCACATCAATGTCTCTGATGCTGCCCTCATGCATATTGAAGTGGACAATCTCTGGACTGAGGCCTGTCTCCATCTGGACGTACATCTGGTAGCAGGTCTCCATCAGCTGTTTAGCCAGATCCATATGATCAGCCGGCAGGCCATTGTGAGCACCAAGGGCCAGAGTGCCTGGCAGGAAACACACTAGATGGTCCTGAATGAACAGACAAATACAGTTGAGTGCTCCATACTGATATGAATGATCCGTTAATGAATTCATGAGCTCTGATTAATGATTTCTGATTATAATTTAAAGTCTACAGTCTAAAGCTTACTGGTTGTTTGTTATCTTCTGATATTACTGATGATTTCACTGAAACCAAATTACAAACACTATATTTAGCTAAGTTTAACAGAATTCAGAGCAACAGGTAATGTTTATGAATATTACTGACCATTTTAGAACTGAACTGTCCATGTGAGACCTCTCCTACAAAAGTAAGGCCATTAGGAGAAGACTTCTGCAACATGTTCTTCTTTACACCTTCTATTGCTTGTAGATAGTCCTCCAATAGcctaaaatcacacacacacacacacacacacacacacacacacacacacacacacacacacaatgaaggaATAGCACTCTTTGAACTTTACAATGAAAAGGGAAAGGAATCAGACAGTATGATGAACAGGGTGTGCCTGATGCCTGAGTGAAGTCATTTGACACTTGGAAATGGAAAATGGATGGAAATGTTCCTTCAGAAAGGATTCACACCCATTTAGTTAACACCTTATACCCTATTATGAAGAAAGAGTTAATTTTAGATTTATAGAAAATACATCAAGTTCACCACGAGTGAGGTTTTCCCACAGTGACATGTATCATGAAGGATCAAAGGAAGCAGTTGATACTGAGCTGACACATAACTTTTCTTATTAAGTTTCTGTCATGATCAATGACTATGTTAACTATGTTTGATAGTATCCCCAGATATTAATGAGCCAAcatatcttttcttttaaaaacacagctcCCAGCAGAGCTCAGAGACAGGACTGCGTCGAGGTGACCAAAAAAAGCTCTGCTGCATTAAATGCTCCAAAGAGCAATAGTAGTAACAGGTGACAACAAACCCCCTTGTACCTCTGGCTCAACATTTTCAGAGGGACAACTCTCTGCTTCACTCAAGCAGAGACAGAAGCCTCTCTTCactgaaagacacacagacgCACCTGAGCAACTCTCAGACTGAGAAACAAGATTCTCTGGTCTGATGAAACAAAGACGGGGCTGTCTGGCCTCACTGTTGGGCTACATCcatacaagtacaagtacacagtgTTTTGGTGTGTATCTGTAGTAGAGTTGGTGCAATTTTAACTGAAAACGTAGCAATGTAAATACAGCCTGAAGCATCATGTTTGGAGGAAACCCTGTACTGCATTTATCCAAACGCATATCTTGTCATGTCATACTTTCAGCTCTAATTGCAGTTACAATATGCTTCAAAAAAAGGGTCCGGTACAGTTTTGGTTCAGATGTGAACAGAGCCAGACTCATCACATCCCAACACTCTGGATTGAGCTATAAAAGAAGTTGGTGCCATGGTGGCTTTCAAACAGTAAAACCTGTCAATTAGGACTTTTGAGTCCTCAGTAGTCATTACTACGTTACTACATGAGTAAGACATATTTATCCAAAGACAGGACAGATACCTAAAATCACCTCTGTGGTATAATTCACACTACAGTAGGTGTCTCCAGGAGctgccatcacacacacacaaacaatgaaaacaagcaGTTACTTGCACAGTATTTACAGAGCTGGATTTGCAATAGAAGCAGTATGATCCTTTAGATTCTGAGTATTTGCTAGTATCAGGTCTGGTCATGTGAGTAAATAGCAGGTACTTGTGGCTCAACTCACTGGTTCTCCTTTTTGCCTCCTTGGATCCACTGCTTCAGGAGGTATTCATAGTAGCTGTCTGCTCTGGCTCCAAGTGTGTAGATGCCTTGATGGGTGAACTGTCCACTGTTCGTATTGATGAACATGGGAACAAGACCATCCAGCTTGCCGTCCAGCTTGTGGACCTGATTCATAACCTCGTCCACCGCAGCCTGGAAAATCAAGGATAGATGCTCAAACACCCAcgcctccatcagcatagtggtgagtaggtAACGAGTGAATTTACAATTCTAGGTGAACtatccccttttttttttagcagttttctgtcactgttatTTACACAATgttagaggaaaaaaacatgatgacatCAAGTTATGTCAGCAATAACACAGGCAGAGAACTGAACCAAAGTGTCAGTCGAAAAAAAACGTTACCTCGTATTGGGGATCCTGGGTGAGGCGGCTGAGCTCTTTGAACTCCAGCTGGATGCTCGTAACCTCAGCCACTGTGCTGTCTGAGGTCCAGCGAGGGGGATGGGCTGTACCTTTCCCAATGTTCACATCAGAGTAGGGGATCTTGGACGGGGTGTTGAAGGCAGGCATCAGCCTGGAGCCGATGTCTTTctgtagagggagaacagagattatgtgcagatgtttgctgctgaaattcaaaccaaacctgattttttttaaaagatgaggGTGGTGCACAGTTTTGTTGTGTGTACTCAAGCACTTTGAGTTTGTTGCTGTTTGTGACCGGAGCGAATATTATTTTACTGTCTTCTGTATTCATGACTTATATTTGCAGTCAGTTTCAATTTCATGTCAAGTACTTTTATTATAAAGGTGTTAAATGTAGCATTTCTACATCTGAAACCATTAAACAAATCATCTTAATTTATTAGTCAATCAAGGGAAAGTTAAACTGCAGTAATTTTGATCCGTGCACCAAGTGTCTTTTCCTGAATTATGGATTTTATACTACATGCTTACAAAATTTCATGTGACTATACATGCTTTTAAATGAGATCACGTGTGTTGACTCACAGCCTTGTCTAAGAACAGGGTGTCTCCAGTTAGATTGTAGGTGCTCAGCAGACCTCCCAAGATGCGAATGGTGCTCTCAAACAGGTTGACATCTACATTCTTGTTGAAGGTCAGCTCTGTGGCCACCCACGCCTTTGCTTCTTCAAATTCTGTAACAAAACATTGGTGTCAAGAATAATAACGAGCAGcccatttgatatattttgaCAACAAGCTTTGAGACGGTCATCTGTGAGCTTTCCCTTCCTCAGATCAACCTTTCAAGCATTCAGGAGGCAACTATTCTATGTTTAGTGTTTGAAGATAGAGCCTACCTTCTTTGAGCCCCAGGATCCACATGGTATCCAGGGCATCAATAAGCGTCAAACCAAGGCCAAACCACTCGCCGTAGGACTTGGAGATGGGCCTTAGCTCATCATGGCCCCAAGCAAAATCTTTATAGCCCTTccatgcatgtctgaaagattCCCGCACTGTCTCCAGCCAGCTAGTTTCTAgaacacatacaacacacaagATGCCAGTCTGTGATCCCATCGCAGCTCCACAAGGAAACAAATGACCTCTGTTAGAAGTACAAGGTCAGACTCAAAGACAAGTCTATAAGAAACTGTGATAcatctgcttttatttaaaaaagtactaAATTATAAATGTGAATTCATAATTGATCgaggtaaataaaacaacagatacCTGACTCTTTGGATAGTATGGCTTCTTGGTTGGTAGGTGAATCCTCCTTTTCCCCATCCTTGGTGCCCTGTGTGACCTGTTCAGTGTCGATCACTGCTCCACGCCAGCTGAAAGTCACCGGTGGAGTGAGAAATTAGCAGCAGAAACTACATGCGCAGAACTTTGGTTGTGATCACATTGCAAGCCTCACCTGAtgatctcctcctccccttctttCTTGCTGTCAGACGCCTTGTTCGCCACCACTATGTCTGAAGTGTTCCCTTTCCTCTGAAGGCGATTCTGAAGGACAGGTGGTCCTCTCTTATTGGATAATTTCCTCTGCAGCAAATCATGACATGATTAAAGAAAGTATTTAACCATTCAAAACTTCACTTCATGTAAGCAAGTCATTTTAAAAGACATCTGTTCCTTCGATATAAGGAAAACATGTGCTATGCGATAACCTTGTTGAATATTGTGATGACGATATGACTTGCAATatataaacagagagagagagagaaaaagagcgaGCGAGTGGCTGATGAATGCGAGCACTGCTCTGAATAAAGATTTAACCGATTAAGAAAAGTATCGATCATTATGTGATCGTGTTACTTTTCCCTCACGTTCTGAGACTATCATAAATAAGCTACACAATTATTTTAAGTAATCAACCGCTCATAGTGATAAATTTAATCCGGGACAAACTTGATCACTAGAAGTTTCCACAGTAGAATTTAGTCAGAGTGCACAGTGAATGTAAATCATGAGCCTGATCTGAGACAAACTCCAACCCTGAACACATTTGAACCTTTTATATCTACAAAACAGTTTTCTCCCTGCTATAAAGAATCGCTTGATATTGTACTTTACTGATGCCATGGTTACCAGATAAGGTGCTTAACGGCACAATAGGTTTATCGATATCAATATTCTAATTTGTCTtgtgatgaaacaaactttatttaaaacttcTCAAAATAACATAAGAGATTTCTAACTTGATTTCTGGCTCCGCTGCTGCATTGTATAGCTTTGTGAagcattatttgtatttaaacatattattttatttatttatttattcaaacataaCTGTTTGCCATGTGTTTGCTTGTGCTTTCGTCAATAAAGTTGTTACCTTCCTTATagcttcagctgcagttgtgcacgTACCTGCAACTTAAGTGGCATGCACcagttctttctctcacaaGATAACCTTTCACTCTTCACCTATCCCTTtgaatctgttgtgtgtgagagttacatttgtgcatgtgcaccACTGCTACCACCATTGATGGAATGAATTTTGTGTGAAAATCACAGAGGAAGTGaataaaaaatcctggatcgCCCATTTATTCAGACCTGCACCAGAATTTGATGAGTTTCacggtaatctgtccagtaatttttgtgtaattctgcaaACTATACAGACAATGTGAAAaccataacctccttggcggggGTTAAGGTACTAGATGTTAACATGTAAATGGACAGCATTTATATAACACTTGACCTTCCCCcttttacacacattcatacagcacttctaTACAAAGTGCTTTTTCTATCAAACATCACTCACAAACTGACAGAACAGCCATCAAAATGTTCTATGCTTCAAAGATTTCAAGTAACCTTGTGACGGCCTTCAGAGAACAGAAGCAGAGATTTACAAACCTGGGAAGGTTGTTCTGGCAGTGCTGCATGACCCTGTTTGACAGGCTCAGGCAGCACATGAGGGATGGCGGGCCTCAGGGCGCCGTTACTGTCTATGTCGTGCTCGCCATCTGGAAGGCctcaacacacatacaaaaagtTTTTGTTACTTAAAATGAGTAAACACAACCTCTGCTGCCGAGACATTAAAGAACAGCCCTCTAATCATAATCCACTGTTACTTATTTTATCATCTAACTATAAATGGAGGAATCTCTGTCAAGAGACAAGAGATTCCTCCAGGACCTGAAAAACAAGATCAAGGAGGCAAAGGACAGCTATAGGAGGAAGCTGGAGGGAATGTCCAGCAGAACAACATGAGGGAGGTCTGGTGTGGAATGAAGACCATCACTGGCTTCAGACCAGCtagcagcagaggagctgagggCAGCTTGGACATGGCCAATGAATCTAATCTATAACAGATTTGATACAGACATTAAATCCCCCAAAATGGGAAATGTTTAATGAATGAAGAGCCTTACCTCTGAGGTGTTCGATGATGGAAGGATAGGTGGCAATCCCACAAATAAACATAAGGacaaggatgaagaggatgaggctCCGCTGCAGCCTGGACAGCTGCTTCCATTTCTGCAAGCACACAGAGGACGAGAGGGACATGGAGAATAAGTCAGTCAGTGCAACTCAGCTCCTGCAgaatatactttatattcattttcttgACCGAACAAGCCACATGAGTGACAGGTCTCATCCCTCAAACTAAAATAATTTTGTGGTCTTGTGCTGctaaaatgtttttgaacatAACAGCAAATTTAGAGCTGCTGTGCTGTGGTAAATGATTTGTAACCATCAATCAAATaatctcatttcatttctgtgCAAGTTAGTTGGGTCAGTGTTGTGGTCTATGAATAAACTCACTAGACTACTGCAAGTGAAGTGCTGCACCGCTGAGAACTTCTTTTGTCTGAGTTTTCTAATAACAGTGTGAAGCCAGTCGAAACTAAatactacttccaacactgacaCCATTAAGACCTGGTATTGTCCTGAGTGATTCCATGACAAGTGAACAGCCTCCAGgtacaggtgtgaatgcacCCAAAAATGTGTGAGGGCACATTTGACATCTGCTCAGTCAGAGCACAGTGGGATGTTTCATAATAAATCAATATGATATACTTCATACCATATCTAGATTTTGATTTCAGAGtaatatcttttttatttcattgcaaTGCCTGCACATTGATTCACTCAGCCCCTCctggctctgctctctccctcttctcatctctccttctcacgctgagacacacacatatcgAGAATAGACACACCTGTAAACTCAGATtggctaaaaacaacatttggtTTTGTGAAAAGCAATGGTGCGTGTGTATTTCCATATAGAGAGGAAGTAAGACCTGTGTGGtaacatgaaatacattttaacgCCGGGTGTGAAGAGACGAACTTAGAGCTGTCAACTTGTGATCAGTTCTCTCAAAACGAATGTTAAAAAAGGTCTGAAAGGGGATAATGTGCACTGGAATGGTTTATTATATAAAACACCGCCCCATTATAATTATACCATGCCATCTTTTGGTACGATCAACACTAGCAATTATTACTATCAGCAAAATTTTAATCCAATTAAATTTTTAAAAGCAATGCTCAGTGCTACATGAAAATGATGATataatatcacacacacacacacacacacacacacacacacacacacacacttttcttatTAAGTTTCTGCCATGATCAATAACTTTGATAGTATCTCCAGATATGAATGAGCCAAcatatcttttcttttaaaaacacagctcCCACTACCAACACTAATCAAGACCTGCTGAGCCTAATAACTAAAATGTAATGTTAGAACACTCTGAAGAGTCAAATATCTGTGCTGACATTGTAGTTTGAAGTCCTGGGGCATTATTTACTCTGTTACAGTGCAATCATTCCACCTCTCTACTTGGTTATTGAGTTACTACATATTTGTACACAACAAGCACAGAATCATACAGTACAATGCTGAATGCACTGGAAATGGTGCTGCATTAGGATGTCTGGAGAGATCACCTTGCCCTGCTGTCACAGATAGAATACAAATctaatttttcaaaacaaactacatttagaactgaaaatgtcagaaaatacaaCAAGCCCAACTTTGCAATGTTGATGCTAGCATATAAAATAGCACCTGCTGGCCAATTAAAGTTGACCACAATGGAGACAAAGTTATTTGGTTATTTGCAGCTTCTAACCCTCACTGCACTAAGGCTGTCAGAGTAGGTATAAGGTATATTAGTAGGTACTTCATCCTAGACATTCAACCACAGTACATTTTTCCAGAGATATACTGGTGAGCATCAGCAGCCTACAGCAGCTATGGGAAAAGTGGGACACAGCAGTGGTGTCCTGTTTAGAGCAGGGTGGAAGAAACCAGAGATCTGTAAACACGAGAGCAGAGACGGAAATTCCTGCCCGATGAGCAGCTCCTTGATGCGACCCACTTACCCTCCAGCAGGACTGTCTCCTCCACTGCTTACTGTTGTTGTAACCTCCACTTCCTTGTCCAGCGAGGCTCACGGATACGTAGTCCTGTCGAGACGGTGGGTGCATTTCTGTAGAGCAGCCCtggaggaggacacacacattcagagttAGAACAACAATGTTTCACATATTCAAAGCAGAGTCTCACCTCCTCTACACTCACTTTACATAGTAACAATCTAActtaaagatacagtgtgtagaatatagtgacatctagtgttggagttgcatgttgcagctgaacacccctcacctcaccctctccttccaaacatgataaagaacctgtggtagcttcagttgtcataaaaactcaaaaggtgtttagtttgtccagtctggactaatgtaaaaaacatggcggcctccgtagagagggtcccctcaatgtaaatataaagtatttaaatataaagggacttttctggggtcaagaaaactacaactcatacaatttagatgaaacgaactagtgaaaacatcatgaggattattctacattacatttctgccaatagatccctttcacctaaatcttacacactggaccttttagtTGCTATAACCCGGTTGCACAGCAAACATCGCCCTCatccagagctgcagcagagaactgAGTAACATACACTTTATTCATGATCGTGTTGTTCATTACAGGGCTCAAGTCAGCTAGCTAGCTATCCACGTAGCTGGAACACACCTGCCACCATGTAACGACAGCTCCATTCATCAACAGGCGGACTTTAGTAGTTACCAGCATGAAAACTAACTATAAACTGAATATTATATGCACAACAGCTATCCAGTAGTTATATCATTTATTACAGGAGACACTGCACACGAGTGAATTAGCTTGAACTGCAGAATAAGGCTGTTTTACCTTCCACACAGGAGGGCAACCTCTGCGCTCTCTCCGTAGCTCCGCCGCGGGTCCCTCGGCGACGCGTCACCGGGTCGAGGTAATGTTTTGGCGGGTTCACAGCTCAACTGTGGACCGAGGCATCGCTTGAGGCCTAAAACAACCGATCATATAGGTGACTATATAATCACTTTAAAGTCCCGCAGAAACACTATTTCAAACGTCCTGGCGATAGAAAGGGCACACACGATCCAACatggacaaaaataaatacaaatacactgaCATTACCTTGAAAAGTATCCAGCGTTACAGAGGCGACCAGTTGAATCCGCCGGAGACGTCTGAGCTGCCGTCGGTCACAGGGACAGCCTCGGCGGCCTGGTCATGGTGAGGTCGGTGTCGTGGAGGTGAGAGATCCAGGGCTGGGAGACAGATCCACTTGTGGCTGAGATGCTGCTTCACTGACAGCACACGATCCGAT
Proteins encoded in this window:
- the man1b1b gene encoding mannosidase, alpha, class 1B, member 1b, which produces MEPSDRVLSVKQHLSHKWICLPALDLSPPRHRPHHDQAAEAVPGCSTEMHPPSRQDYVSVSLAGQGSGGYNNSKQWRRQSCWRKWKQLSRLQRSLILFILVLMFICGIATYPSIIEHLRDGEHDIDSNGALRPAIPHVLPEPVKQGHAALPEQPSQRKLSNKRGPPVLQNRLQRKGNTSDIVVANKASDSKKEGEEEIISWRGAVIDTEQVTQGTKDGEKEDSPTNQEAILSKESETSWLETVRESFRHAWKGYKDFAWGHDELRPISKSYGEWFGLGLTLIDALDTMWILGLKEEFEEAKAWVATELTFNKNVDVNLFESTIRILGGLLSTYNLTGDTLFLDKAKDIGSRLMPAFNTPSKIPYSDVNIGKGTAHPPRWTSDSTVAEVTSIQLEFKELSRLTQDPQYEAAVDEVMNQVHKLDGKLDGLVPMFINTNSGQFTHQGIYTLGARADSYYEYLLKQWIQGGKKENHPTVRPDSPVFVSSDQRILFLSLRVAQDHLVCFLPGTLALGAHNGLPADHMDLAKQLMETCYQMYVQMETGLSPEIVHFNMHEGSIRDIDVKLADRHNLLRPETVESLFYLYRFTKDLKYQQWGWEILKNFNKYTKVSSGGYTSINNVRDPGYPSPQDKMESFFLGETLKYLYLLFSDDPNLISLDQYVFNTEAHPLPIWPSTA